The Candidatus Acidiferrales bacterium genome has a window encoding:
- a CDS encoding DUF4097 family beta strand repeat-containing protein translates to MLSKMLLLTSFLFFGVSSPASGSEAGTKVWSKNFAVKGTPEVVVRAGDGNIQVMPGDAQSVKAEVHVVGWEIGPREVEISDSQSGDRVEIRIRVPHRWRWHTGRRSVDVYLTVPQKANLDLDTADGRLEVRGVAGNFHGHTRDGSILVNDAEGQLDLVTGDGRMEVSGSQGRLRGHTGDGSIRVDGVYSDLQLDTGDGSIEASLREGSRMEGSWSLRTGDGHIRVTLPASFAADLDAHTGDGRITLDMPVTISGALSPTEIRGKLNGGGPTLSLRSGDGSISVEKR, encoded by the coding sequence GTGCTGAGCAAGATGCTTTTGCTGACGTCTTTTCTTTTCTTCGGGGTTTCGAGCCCGGCAAGCGGATCGGAGGCAGGGACGAAGGTTTGGTCGAAAAACTTCGCCGTGAAAGGAACTCCGGAAGTTGTGGTCCGCGCGGGCGACGGAAACATCCAGGTCATGCCCGGTGACGCCCAAAGCGTCAAGGCGGAAGTCCACGTCGTCGGCTGGGAAATTGGTCCGCGGGAGGTGGAAATTTCCGATAGCCAGAGCGGCGACCGCGTGGAAATCCGTATCCGCGTGCCGCACCGCTGGCGCTGGCACACCGGGCGGCGTTCGGTTGACGTTTACCTGACCGTGCCGCAGAAAGCGAACCTTGATCTGGACACCGCTGATGGCCGGCTGGAAGTGCGGGGCGTGGCCGGAAATTTCCACGGGCACACCCGCGACGGCAGCATCCTGGTAAATGATGCGGAAGGGCAGTTGGATCTCGTCACCGGCGACGGCCGCATGGAGGTCTCGGGCAGCCAGGGGCGCCTCCGAGGCCATACCGGCGATGGTTCGATCCGCGTGGATGGAGTTTACAGTGACCTCCAGCTTGACACGGGCGATGGGAGCATCGAGGCGAGCCTGCGGGAAGGTTCAAGGATGGAAGGAAGTTGGTCGCTGCGCACCGGCGACGGCCACATTCGAGTGACCTTGCCGGCAAGCTTTGCGGCGGATCTCGATGCCCACACCGGCGACGGCCGGATTACGCTCGACATGCCCGTCACCATTAGCGGCGCACTCAGCCCGACGGAGATTCGAGGAAAATTGAACGGCGGCGGGCCAACCTTGAGCTTGCGTTCCGGCGACGGCTCGATCTCCGTGGAGAAGCGTTAG
- a CDS encoding OmpA family protein, translating into MRKIGALCLMVSLVLAGAARAQTRRPRKIGGEIKRIALRQPGAILSFRHRAGATEVTLRGTERAPSAKGFCKVESKAGYLEIDFNYGSITGLVPARNFGKDYHTFVLWAVSLDGGAQNIGEILLDPALPSFGGINTTTSYQTFWLMITAEPDFAVHDPSPMVIMLSQSQENLGTTNRAIPVQGDLIFYTQYTNYASALATTLPPRDTPNELLQARKAVELAAASGILKDPTPVEEGPSADELRAREALTTARDFLAQAEEEHSRSPQSKHGIGLARTATQIAENARALAVGAVGEVVIRQLDRQLVAAEQDLARAQQENEQLKAALAERDTRLAQLRQQFADSEAGVARAQGEMQRLGGELLQSRAENERLRAELASAQAQFASLQQRISGLRDDRERICGELRRQLASLGQLTHRGGRMALTLASDILFDFDKHDLRPVARERLAKVAVLRQLLLPQAAVKYEGHTDLVGSAEYNQWLSEQRALQVYSYQTQQQIELMEEARREFAAQQLEAANQLLLLDFPTSRREATKRSLLLASLADVVEGKSFREPEIPAKGPQEKNRRVVLLFPETGAGQLASVCEQPAESVLPQS; encoded by the coding sequence ATGCGAAAGATAGGCGCGCTTTGCCTGATGGTGTCGCTCGTGCTTGCCGGCGCGGCGAGAGCGCAGACGCGCCGACCGCGGAAGATTGGCGGGGAAATCAAGCGCATCGCATTGCGCCAACCGGGAGCCATTTTGAGCTTCCGCCACCGCGCCGGAGCCACCGAGGTGACCCTGCGGGGCACCGAGCGCGCTCCCAGCGCCAAAGGTTTTTGCAAGGTAGAGAGCAAGGCCGGGTACCTGGAGATTGACTTCAACTACGGCTCGATCACCGGCCTCGTGCCCGCTCGCAACTTTGGCAAGGACTACCACACTTTTGTGCTATGGGCCGTCTCGTTGGACGGCGGAGCTCAAAACATCGGCGAAATCCTTCTCGATCCGGCTCTCCCCAGCTTTGGCGGGATTAATACCACCACTTCTTATCAAACGTTTTGGCTGATGATTACCGCTGAACCGGACTTCGCCGTGCACGACCCCAGCCCGATGGTCATCATGCTGAGTCAGAGCCAGGAGAACCTCGGTACCACCAACCGGGCTATCCCCGTCCAGGGAGACTTGATCTTCTACACGCAGTACACGAATTATGCGAGCGCGCTCGCTACCACCCTGCCGCCCAGAGACACTCCCAACGAGCTCCTGCAGGCGCGCAAGGCAGTCGAGCTGGCTGCCGCTTCCGGCATCTTGAAGGATCCGACGCCGGTGGAAGAAGGGCCTTCCGCCGACGAATTGCGGGCGCGCGAGGCGCTCACGACCGCGCGCGACTTTCTGGCTCAGGCCGAAGAGGAGCACTCCCGAAGCCCTCAGAGCAAACACGGTATCGGACTGGCTCGCACCGCGACGCAGATCGCTGAGAATGCCCGCGCGCTTGCCGTGGGGGCAGTCGGCGAAGTGGTGATCCGCCAGCTCGACCGTCAACTGGTTGCCGCCGAGCAAGACCTGGCTCGAGCACAACAGGAAAATGAGCAGCTCAAGGCCGCTCTGGCCGAGCGCGACACCCGACTCGCTCAACTTCGTCAGCAGTTCGCTGACTCCGAGGCGGGGGTGGCGCGCGCCCAGGGCGAAATGCAGAGACTCGGAGGCGAACTGCTGCAGTCCCGGGCGGAAAATGAACGGCTGCGAGCGGAGCTGGCTTCGGCCCAGGCGCAATTCGCTTCGCTCCAGCAGCGGATCAGCGGGCTGCGCGATGACCGGGAGAGAATTTGTGGCGAACTTCGCCGCCAGCTTGCATCGCTCGGCCAACTGACCCATCGCGGCGGCAGGATGGCGCTCACCCTTGCTTCCGACATTCTGTTCGATTTTGACAAGCATGACCTGCGCCCGGTGGCGCGCGAGCGCCTGGCCAAGGTGGCCGTGCTTCGCCAACTCCTTCTTCCGCAAGCCGCCGTGAAGTACGAAGGGCACACCGACCTGGTTGGTTCAGCGGAATACAACCAGTGGCTCTCCGAGCAACGCGCCCTTCAGGTATATAGCTATCAGACGCAACAGCAGATCGAATTGATGGAGGAAGCTCGCCGGGAGTTTGCCGCGCAGCAACTGGAGGCAGCCAATCAACTTCTGCTCTTGGACTTTCCCACCTCCCGCCGCGAGGCGACGAAGCGAAGCCTTCTGCTGGCAAGCCTGGCCGATGTGGTCGAGGGGAAAAGCTTCCGTGAACCGGAAATTCCGGCCAAAGGCCCGCAGGAGAAGAATCGCCGCGTGGTGCTCTTGTTTCCTGAGACGGGCGCGGGGCAATTGGCCTCGGTCTGCGAGCAACCGGCCGAATCCGTGCTCCCACAATCATAG
- the nth gene encoding endonuclease III produces MAKTKIKLPAIKKRSGKRLAKAARPLKARGTDPKRVAAILAGLDEKFPAAICALKHQNPLQLLIATILSAQCTDKRVNMVTPGLFSRYPTASHFAYTLPRELEREIKSTGFFRNKTKSIIGACKKIQEEFGGKVPQTMEELLTLPGVARKTANVVLGTAFGISSGIVVDTHVLRLSHRLDLSQQNDPKKIEQDLMQIIPQDKWILFSHQMIWHGRQTCRARQPKCKECVLERVCYSKDKMI; encoded by the coding sequence ATGGCAAAAACGAAGATAAAATTACCGGCCATAAAAAAGAGGAGCGGGAAAAGGCTGGCCAAAGCCGCTCGGCCGCTAAAAGCTCGGGGAACCGACCCCAAACGGGTGGCGGCGATCCTGGCGGGTCTCGACGAGAAATTCCCGGCGGCCATCTGCGCGTTGAAACACCAGAATCCGCTTCAACTCCTGATTGCCACCATCCTCTCCGCCCAGTGTACCGACAAACGGGTGAACATGGTCACGCCGGGACTCTTTTCGAGGTATCCGACCGCTTCCCACTTTGCCTACACCCTTCCGAGAGAGCTCGAACGCGAAATCAAATCCACTGGATTTTTTCGCAACAAAACAAAATCCATCATCGGAGCCTGCAAGAAGATCCAGGAAGAGTTTGGCGGCAAAGTGCCCCAAACGATGGAGGAATTGCTGACCCTTCCGGGCGTGGCGCGCAAGACGGCCAATGTCGTGCTCGGCACCGCTTTTGGCATCTCTTCAGGCATTGTCGTGGACACGCACGTGCTTCGGCTTTCCCACCGGCTCGACCTTTCTCAGCAGAACGACCCCAAGAAGATCGAGCAAGACCTGATGCAAATCATCCCTCAGGACAAATGGATTCTGTTCTCCCACCAGATGATCTGGCACGGCCGGCAAACCTGCCGGGCGCGCCAACCGAAGTGCAAGGAGTGCGTGCTGGAGCGAGTCTGCTACTCGAAAGATAAAATGATCTAG
- a CDS encoding chlorite dismutase family protein produces the protein MGGSALRPGEGGSLSANEEVHRQYVNFAFYKVNPAWRRLNAKQREAGKRDLCQVIESYAAARLMVLPYSTMGTRSDCDFMLWRIGYDLELMQQMSAEMLATGVGRYLATPYSFLSMTKRSIYTREHVHEGQLDTRAQIVPGQHRYLFVYPFLKTRAWYLLPLEERQKIMNEHIRIGHKYPSVKLNTTYSFGLDDQEFVVAFETDKPADFLDLVMELRESQSSLYTLRDTPIFTCIHRTLDEVLSLLGG, from the coding sequence ATGGGCGGTTCCGCGCTTCGCCCTGGAGAAGGTGGAAGTTTATCGGCCAACGAAGAGGTTCACCGGCAGTACGTGAATTTCGCCTTCTACAAGGTGAACCCGGCGTGGCGGCGGCTGAACGCCAAGCAGCGCGAGGCTGGCAAGCGAGACCTTTGCCAGGTCATCGAATCCTACGCCGCCGCTCGGCTCATGGTGCTGCCTTATTCGACCATGGGCACGAGGAGCGATTGCGACTTCATGCTCTGGCGCATCGGATATGACCTGGAACTCATGCAGCAAATGTCCGCGGAAATGCTGGCCACCGGCGTGGGACGCTATCTCGCCACGCCCTATTCCTTCCTTTCGATGACCAAGCGCTCGATTTACACGCGCGAGCACGTCCACGAGGGCCAGCTCGATACGCGGGCCCAGATTGTTCCCGGCCAGCATCGCTACCTTTTTGTCTATCCGTTTCTCAAAACACGCGCGTGGTATCTCTTGCCGCTCGAAGAACGCCAAAAAATCATGAATGAGCACATCCGCATCGGGCACAAGTACCCTTCGGTGAAGCTCAATACCACGTATTCGTTTGGTCTCGATGACCAGGAATTTGTGGTGGCGTTCGAGACGGACAAACCGGCGGATTTCCTCGACCTGGTGATGGAGTTGCGCGAGAGCCAGTCGAGCCTCTACACTCTCCGCGATACGCCGATCTTTACCTGCATCCATCGCACCCTAGACGAGGTTCTGAGTCTCCTCGGCGGTTGA
- a CDS encoding non-canonical purine NTP pyrophosphatase, protein MPPSRRKLFLASSNAGKLRELALASLTLEAPTRPTRARRGRRSAFPRAGIEAHLLPHFDQLPRFAEGYPSFALNAAGKALHFSRLTKGLVLADDSGLAVDALGGAPGIGSARYAGVGASDADRIGKLLEAMKDLPESLRGARFICVLALAQREQLIALFSDFVEGQILTAPRGRGGFGYDPIFFYVPLKKTFAEISRAEKNVVSHRGKAFHRLVAFLRSF, encoded by the coding sequence GTGCCGCCAAGCCGCAGAAAACTCTTTCTGGCAAGCTCGAACGCGGGTAAGTTGCGCGAGCTTGCCCTGGCTTCCCTGACGCTGGAAGCTCCAACACGCCCGACTCGGGCACGCCGTGGGAGACGGAGTGCTTTCCCCAGAGCAGGTATCGAGGCGCATCTTCTGCCCCATTTCGACCAATTGCCGCGATTCGCCGAAGGTTATCCCAGTTTCGCCCTGAACGCTGCCGGCAAGGCGCTGCACTTCAGCCGTCTCACTAAAGGACTCGTGCTGGCGGATGATTCAGGCCTGGCGGTGGACGCGCTCGGTGGCGCCCCGGGGATTGGTTCCGCTCGCTATGCCGGCGTGGGCGCGAGCGACGCCGACCGCATTGGGAAACTGCTCGAAGCCATGAAAGACCTCCCCGAAAGCCTACGCGGCGCGCGCTTCATCTGTGTTCTGGCGCTGGCGCAAAGGGAGCAACTCATCGCGCTGTTCTCTGACTTTGTCGAAGGGCAGATTCTCACCGCGCCGCGGGGCAGAGGCGGCTTCGGCTATGACCCGATATTTTTCTACGTGCCCTTGAAAAAGACCTTCGCTGAAATCAGCCGCGCCGAGAAAAACGTTGTGAGCCACCGCGGCAAGGCCTTCCACAGACTGGTTGCCTTCCTGCGTTCCTTCTGA
- the rph gene encoding ribonuclease PH, whose product MNRADSRAPADMRPVKITPNFVSTAEGSVLIEVGKTRVICTATVEAGVPTFLKGSGKGWVTGEYGMLPRSTAQRTPRESARGRQSGRTLEIQRLIGRSLRAVSNLAALGERTIIVDCDVIEADGGTRTASITGGFVALALAGQQLVAQGILPATIVTDYVAAISVGIVHDQIQLDLAYEEDSSAQVDMNVVMTGSGKFVEVQATAEGRSFSQAEMNMMLQMAETGIRQLIAIERTIVPLAPPARGLRQTVHVERPR is encoded by the coding sequence TTGAACCGAGCGGATAGTCGGGCCCCGGCCGACATGCGGCCGGTAAAGATCACTCCGAACTTTGTTTCTACTGCCGAAGGGAGTGTCCTGATCGAAGTGGGCAAGACGCGGGTGATCTGCACCGCGACAGTCGAGGCCGGCGTCCCCACGTTCCTCAAAGGCTCCGGCAAGGGTTGGGTAACGGGCGAGTATGGCATGCTCCCTCGCTCAACTGCTCAACGCACGCCGCGCGAGTCGGCCCGCGGGAGGCAATCCGGCCGCACGCTCGAGATTCAGCGGCTGATCGGGCGCTCGCTGCGGGCGGTGAGCAACCTTGCTGCCCTCGGCGAGAGAACGATTATTGTGGATTGCGACGTGATCGAAGCCGATGGTGGCACCCGCACCGCTTCGATTACCGGCGGCTTTGTGGCACTGGCGCTGGCCGGGCAGCAACTGGTTGCTCAAGGAATACTGCCGGCCACGATCGTCACCGACTACGTCGCCGCCATCAGCGTCGGCATCGTCCACGATCAGATCCAGCTCGACCTCGCTTATGAAGAGGACTCGAGCGCCCAGGTGGACATGAACGTGGTCATGACCGGGTCGGGAAAGTTCGTCGAGGTGCAAGCCACCGCCGAAGGTCGCAGCTTTTCGCAGGCGGAGATGAATATGATGTTGCAGATGGCGGAGACCGGCATCCGCCAGCTCATTGCCATCGAGAGAACGATCGTGCCGCTGGCCCCGCCAGCTCGGGGCTTGCGGCAGACCGTTCACGTTGAACGTCCACGGTGA
- a CDS encoding IS110 family transposase — protein MPVYLGVDFHARSQTVCWCSTEDGVIRQRTLDHERDNVPAFYAQFAAPAIVGLESSGYALWFHRLLAEQGHHVLVGDAAAIRKFAKRRQKNDRRDAELLLDLLLRGDFPAVHVPPPASRDVLGLLRYRHRLVRMRTMLRNGLQAVALNHQLRLGPGLFTARGRQQLSALPLDGADATQRTHSLALLEALQKKILEVEEILDARAADDPRVTRLRTHPGVGLLTSLAVVHTLEPVTRFDRARRIAAYCGLDPKEHSSGETQRYGHISKQGNRLLRFLLIEAAHHAVAPGQDDDLRRFYYHLLVKKHAAVAAVAVARKLVLRLYRMLRDQIDYDEFRRRGRDARRAREISSLPIHRDG, from the coding sequence ATGCCAGTTTATCTCGGAGTCGATTTTCATGCTCGCAGCCAGACGGTTTGCTGGTGTAGCACGGAGGACGGCGTGATCCGCCAGCGCACGCTCGATCACGAGCGGGACAACGTGCCTGCCTTCTACGCGCAGTTCGCCGCTCCCGCCATCGTCGGGCTGGAGTCGTCGGGCTACGCCCTGTGGTTTCATCGCTTGCTCGCCGAACAGGGCCATCACGTCTTGGTCGGCGATGCCGCTGCCATCCGCAAGTTCGCCAAGCGCCGGCAGAAGAACGACCGGCGCGATGCCGAGCTGCTTCTCGACCTGCTCCTGCGCGGGGATTTCCCCGCCGTGCACGTTCCGCCGCCGGCCAGCCGCGACGTGCTCGGCCTGCTGCGCTACCGCCACCGCCTGGTGCGCATGCGCACCATGCTGCGCAACGGGTTGCAGGCCGTGGCCCTCAATCATCAACTGCGGCTGGGGCCGGGGCTGTTCACCGCCCGCGGGCGGCAGCAGCTCTCCGCTCTGCCGCTCGACGGTGCCGACGCCACCCAGCGCACGCACTCGCTCGCCCTGCTCGAAGCGCTCCAGAAAAAGATCCTGGAAGTGGAAGAGATTCTGGACGCCCGTGCTGCCGACGACCCGCGCGTGACTCGGCTGCGCACGCACCCCGGCGTAGGTCTGCTCACCTCCCTGGCCGTGGTGCACACGCTCGAGCCGGTCACACGGTTCGATCGCGCCCGTCGCATCGCCGCCTATTGCGGGCTCGATCCCAAAGAACATTCCAGCGGCGAGACCCAGCGGTATGGCCACATCTCTAAGCAGGGGAACCGCCTGCTGCGCTTCCTGCTGATTGAAGCCGCCCATCACGCGGTCGCACCCGGCCAGGACGACGACCTGCGCCGGTTCTACTACCATCTGCTGGTGAAAAAGCATGCGGCCGTGGCCGCCGTGGCCGTGGCCCGCAAACTGGTTCTGCGGCTCTACCGCATGCTGCGAGACCAGATCGACTACGACGAGTTCCGGCGCCGAGGTCGCGACGCGCGGCGTGCCCGAGAAATCAGTAGCCTCCCGATTCATCGGGATGGCTGA
- a CDS encoding GerMN domain-containing protein, with translation MSRALRIVIIVAVASVAAGALYIRVLEKRIRGLRAEKQAEEVQLHQLAQLAIVRPTDQARKVKLFYLSAPGTTALQAREVEMPLAKEPAREARQIVAALIVGPADPALRTLPAETLVHEVFLLADGTAVVDLSQGFANGTPSGIETEQVAVDSIVRSLSANLKEIRRVKILIEGQEVETVAGHVDLGCFYDVSRSPARSGGSGMTPGARW, from the coding sequence ATGTCTCGGGCGCTGCGCATTGTAATCATCGTGGCCGTGGCGAGTGTGGCGGCGGGGGCGCTTTATATTCGGGTGCTCGAGAAAAGAATCCGCGGTCTGCGCGCCGAAAAGCAAGCCGAAGAGGTTCAGCTTCACCAACTGGCGCAACTGGCGATCGTCCGGCCGACCGACCAGGCCCGCAAAGTGAAGCTGTTCTACCTCTCTGCCCCCGGTACCACGGCGCTCCAGGCGCGCGAGGTGGAGATGCCGCTGGCGAAAGAACCGGCCCGCGAAGCCAGGCAAATTGTGGCCGCGCTCATTGTCGGCCCGGCGGATCCGGCGCTGCGAACCCTGCCCGCTGAAACGCTGGTGCACGAAGTCTTCCTGCTGGCGGATGGCACCGCCGTGGTGGATCTTTCTCAGGGCTTTGCCAACGGCACCCCCTCCGGGATTGAAACGGAACAAGTGGCGGTGGATTCCATTGTCCGGTCGCTCAGTGCCAACCTCAAAGAAATTCGCCGCGTCAAGATCTTGATCGAGGGCCAGGAAGTAGAAACGGTCGCAGGTCACGTGGACCTGGGCTGTTTCTACGATGTGTCTCGAAGCCCGGCGCGATCCGGAGGCTCCGGGATGACACCTGGCGCCAGATGGTAG
- a CDS encoding N-acetylmuramoyl-L-alanine amidase, giving the protein MKLKSASALALLAALAVASFGMIAEPQSPASPPAPYRAGTGPATSKPEPGKPAQSNGENSAKEILAGKRLVVIDPGHGGTDPGARGPTGLIEKDLTLQYAQAMQRQLEQAGVVAVLTREGDQNPSFDDRAGLANGRRADLFLTIHFGTVGAARMVRIFVYRVPGGQTVAPPDEFLAWEEAQAAYLDQSRAFAQLLEAQIEQEAPGSAAGVGEASLRVLRGAACPAIALEIGSVSVRDAAALAGLEERLARALAGAVERFAPVAQGTR; this is encoded by the coding sequence ATGAAGCTTAAGTCCGCCTCTGCCCTGGCCTTGCTGGCTGCGCTCGCCGTGGCCAGCTTCGGGATGATCGCCGAGCCCCAATCTCCCGCATCGCCGCCCGCCCCGTACCGCGCCGGTACGGGGCCCGCCACCAGCAAGCCCGAACCGGGCAAGCCCGCCCAAAGCAATGGGGAAAACAGCGCGAAAGAGATTTTGGCGGGCAAGCGACTCGTGGTGATTGATCCCGGGCACGGCGGCACCGACCCGGGCGCGCGCGGTCCCACCGGTTTGATTGAAAAGGACCTGACATTGCAATATGCGCAAGCCATGCAAAGGCAACTGGAGCAAGCGGGGGTAGTGGCTGTGCTCACCCGCGAGGGGGATCAGAACCCTTCGTTCGATGATCGCGCTGGCCTCGCCAACGGGCGCCGGGCCGACCTTTTCCTGACCATCCATTTCGGCACGGTCGGCGCGGCCCGCATGGTCCGGATCTTTGTTTACCGCGTCCCCGGGGGCCAGACGGTCGCTCCGCCGGACGAATTCCTGGCCTGGGAAGAGGCACAGGCAGCATACTTGGACCAAAGTCGCGCCTTTGCGCAGCTTCTCGAGGCTCAGATCGAGCAAGAGGCGCCGGGTTCAGCGGCCGGCGTGGGCGAAGCGAGCCTGCGCGTGCTGCGCGGGGCAGCTTGTCCCGCCATCGCGCTCGAAATCGGCAGCGTTTCTGTCCGGGATGCGGCGGCGCTGGCCGGCCTCGAAGAACGACTGGCAAGAGCGCTGGCCGGAGCCGTCGAGCGGTTTGCGCCTGTTGCACAAGGAACGCGATAA